One Candidatus Kapaibacterium thiocyanatum genomic window, GAAGTAGGCGTGCTTGTCGGGCTTCTGCCGTTGCAGGGCACGGTATGCTTCCAGGGCCTTTTCCAGTGCTCCCTGCTGCTCGTAGATGCGGGCGATGGTCTCCGTGACGAGGGCCGGTCCCGTACCCGGCGTATGCACCGGTCCTACGGGCGGCTGCGTGCTTTCACCCGGACGGGGCATGCGGACCTTTTCCAGACGCGAGGCGAGTTCTTCCAGGCTCAACGGCTTCTTCACAGCGGGACGTGCCGGAGCGCTCTCGACGTTCTGATGGGGTCTGGGGCGGACGAAGGGGCGCATCGGACTGTGGAAGTCACGGAACGACGGTGGTTCACTGAGCGGCTGGATGGCGCGCCGACCGCGTGCCTTCATGCCTTCGAAGCGCAGCGTGGTGTATTCGAGGCCGGGAATCAGGCGCACGGCGCTGCTGCGGATGATGCGCGCATCGTCCGACGTCGGTGCAGTATCGATGATGCGGAGTACGGATGGCACTTCGCGTCGTACGACGGTTCGTTCGGATACCTGATGATGGACGGCCCGCAGCTCGTGTATGGTCGCGGTAGAAGATGCGGCAGAGCTGGTGTCGGCGGCGACCGTGCCGATGGTGGACGGTTCGCGCACGGCTTCGTCCTGGACCCGCCGGGAGGGCGCATCGTCGTCGTCGACGGTCGTTATCGGTTCGGCATCGGATCGTTCTTCGACAGGACCTTCGATATCGATTCCGGCGTGTCCATCTGGAATGATATCGGTGGTTATGACTTCGGATATGACATCGATATCGGAATCGTCCGTTTCCGGGGCCATATCCGACGGCAGGTCGATTTCCGTGGTGGTATCGATGTTCCCGACGGTATCGTCCGTGGCTTCGTCCGGAGCGATATCGGCGGTCGTCGGCTCGTCGATGGTCAGGGATACGGGGCCGGTTTCCCCGGCGACGGCATTGTCGTAAGCCAGATCGATGGCCGGTGCGGTCATTGTCTGCATGGTATCGGAATCCGGCTCGACCGTCATGGTGGATCCGGATTCCTGCGCGGCCGTCGCAAGTTCGTCGAGACGGAGGGCGACGGTCCTGTTCCACGGGAAGCGCCGATGCGCTTCGTCGAGGATCAGGCGTGCGTCACCGTCATAGCCCAGGGCCGCATAGGCATCGGACAGGACGATGTAGCCACCGAGGTAGTCGGGATAGTATCGGATTCCGTCGGCACACAGGCGCACGGCATCGGCCTGCCGTCCGTCGGCGAGGAGCCTGGCGGCTTCGACGGCGAACGACGGTGATGGGCGGGGCGCTGTTGTGGACATACCGGTCTCGTCAGCGGCGGTTGCCGAGCAGACGGAGCAGGAAGAGGAAGAGGTTGACGAAGTCGAGGTAGAGCGACAGTGCACCCATGATGGCGCCCTTCGTCGCGACCGACTTCCCTTCGTACTGCAGGACGTAGTCGTTCTTGATGCGCTGCATGTCGTAGGCCGTCAGGCCCGTGAAGACGATGACGCCGATGATGGAGATGGCCCAGTCGATGAAGGGGCTGCCGAGGAACATGTTCACCACCATTGCGATGATGAGGCCGATGAGGCCCATGGACATGAAGCCGCCGACACCCGTGAGGTCACGCTTGGTAAGGTAGCCGTAGGCCGCAGTTACGCCGTACATGCCGGCCGTGATGGCGAATACCTGGGCGATGCTTCCGAGGTCGTAGACGAGGAAGAGCAGGGAGAAGGTCAGACCGTTCGTCAGGGCATAGGCGAAGAATATCCCTATCGCCGTCGACGCCTTCATCTTGTCGACGCGTGCGGACAGCACCCAGACCATGATGACGGGGGCGAACAGGAACAGATAGAAGAGCGGCGTGCCTACGATGGCTGCGAGCAGCGCAGGGGTATTGGCGACGAACCATGCGGTCATGCCCGTGGTGAGCAGACCGCCCACCATCCATGCATAGACCTTCTGTACGTAGACGCGTTGGTCGTCGACCGAGACCACGCCACCAAACGATTGTTCGCGGATCGTTCCAGACATATCGATGTTCCTTACAATGACGCTACTTCGTTCGTGCGACGACAAAGTTAGCAAAATCCGTCAGGGCCTTCCTGTAGACGGAATCGGGGAAAGATGCGAGGTAGCCGATGGCCTGCTGCACGAGTTCTTCGGCCTTGTGCTGGGCACTGCCGATACCGTCGTATCGCACCACGAAATCGATGACGGTAGCGATGTCCTTCGACGAAGGCTTGCGTCCTTTCACCAGTCCGAGCATCCGCTTCGCTTCGTCGCGCGGGGCGGCGGCGCAGGCCCGGATGAGGGGCAGGGTGATCTTCTGGTCCTTCAGATCGTTGCCCACGGGCTTGCCCAGGATGGAACTGCGGCTGGTGTAATCGAGGATATCGTCCTTGATCTGGAAGGCCAGGCCCACCAGTTCACCGTATTCGCGCATGGCAAGACGTGCGTCGGGGTCGTTCGTTGCACTGACGGCTCCGATTTCGCAGCATGTGGAGATCAGGGAGGCCGTTTTGTCGGAGATGATGCGGAAGTACGTCTCCTCGTCGATCGTCTTTTGGCGGCTCTTCTGGATCTGGAGGAGTTCGCCTTCGCTCATGCGCCGTACGGCGTCGGAGGTGATGTTCAGGTAGTCGAACTCCTGGTGGTGGACGGCCGTAAGCAGCCCACGCGAAAGGAGATAGTCGCCCACCAGCACGGCGATCTTGTTCTTCCACACGGCGTTGATGCTGCCCATGCCGCGGCGTTCTTCGGCCTGGTCCACGACGTCGTCATGGACCAGGGTGGCGGTATGGAGCAGTTCCACCATCGAGGCTCCCACGAAGGAGCGGTCGCTGATGGGGCCGCACAGTCCGGCGGAGAGGAAGACGAGCGTAGGCCGTACCCGTTTGCCCTGCTGCTTCATGATATAGCGTACGACGGTGTCGAGCAGCGCCGTTTTCGACCGCATCTGCTCGCGCATGTACGGCCCGAAGCGGGACAGTTCTTCCGCCACCGGGGCGCCGATATCATTCAGTGTTGAGACGGATTTCATGCAGGGTTCAGGGAGTAGCGGGCTCTTCGTCCCGGCGTTTGTAGGCAAAGCGTGCGATCACGACGCTGATCTCGTACAGGATGTAGAGCGGTACGGCTACCATCAACTGCGTGACGGGATCGGGCGTGGGCGTGACGATGGCTGCGATGATCAGGATGACGATGATGGAGTGGCGTCGGTACTTGCTCATGAGGGCAGGCGACACCATACCGATGCGGGCGAGTACCCACGTCACCATCGGCAGTTCGAAGATCAGGCCGGAGGCCAGCAGCATGTTGACGAAGAACGAGAAGTAGGAGCTTGTCGAGATGTTGTCCTGGATGTTGGGATTCGCCACGGCCTTGATGTACGACATCATGCTGGGAATCAGCAGGAAGTAGGCGAAGGACACCCCCATCAGGAAGCACAATGAGGTGAGGACGGTGATCGTCCTTGCCCATCGGCGCTCGTGCAGGTACAGTCCGGGAGCCACGAAGCTCCATATCTGGAACAGGATCCACGGCGAGGACGCGATCAACCCCGTGAAGAAGATGACCTTGAAGTAGAGGAAGGCCTGTCCGAACGGTTCCAGATTCTGCAGCGAGATACCGTGGCGTACGGCCGGGCCGAGCAGAAGCTTGTTCATGATCTCTTCCCGGAAGTAGCCCGTACCGATACAGGCAACGAGAATCCCTGCCACCGTCTTGAACAGTCGCGAACGCAACTCTTCGAGGTGGCCGAAGAAACTCATCTCCGCCGCGCTGCTTCGCGTCTCTTCAACGGTGT contains:
- a CDS encoding polyprenyl synthetase, giving the protein MKSVSTLNDIGAPVAEELSRFGPYMREQMRSKTALLDTVVRYIMKQQGKRVRPTLVFLSAGLCGPISDRSFVGASMVELLHTATLVHDDVVDQAEERRGMGSINAVWKNKIAVLVGDYLLSRGLLTAVHHQEFDYLNITSDAVRRMSEGELLQIQKSRQKTIDEETYFRIISDKTASLISTCCEIGAVSATNDPDARLAMREYGELVGLAFQIKDDILDYTSRSSILGKPVGNDLKDQKITLPLIRACAAAPRDEAKRMLGLVKGRKPSSKDIATVIDFVVRYDGIGSAQHKAEELVQQAIGYLASFPDSVYRKALTDFANFVVARTK
- a CDS encoding twin arginine-targeting protein translocase TatC, which encodes MSFFGHLEELRSRLFKTVAGILVACIGTGYFREEIMNKLLLGPAVRHGISLQNLEPFGQAFLYFKVIFFTGLIASSPWILFQIWSFVAPGLYLHERRWARTITVLTSLCFLMGVSFAYFLLIPSMMSYIKAVANPNIQDNISTSSYFSFFVNMLLASGLIFELPMVTWVLARIGMVSPALMSKYRRHSIIVILIIAAIVTPTPDPVTQLMVAVPLYILYEISVVIARFAYKRRDEEPATP